In the Sandaracinus amylolyticus genome, GACGGTGCCGAGCAGGAGCGATCCGAATCGCTGCCGCGCGCCCTTCGGCGGCGTGAAGCCGACGATCACGAGCTCCTCGCGCTGCTGGACCTTCACCTTCTGCCAGTCGAGCGATCGTCCCGCGAGGTACGGGCGATCGACGCGCTTCGCGATCAACCCCTCGAGCCCGAGCTTCGCCGCGGCGTCGAGGAACGACGCGCCGTCGCCGCGCACGTGCTCGGCGCGCCGCACCATTCCTCGCGAGGTCTCGGGCAAGAGCCGCGCGAGCCGCTCCTTGCGCTCGATCAGCGGCAGCCGCCGCAGATCCTCGTCGCCCTCGAAGAGCAGATCGAACACGAAGTACACCAGCCCGTGCCGCCCGCCCTGCTGCAGCGCTTCGAAGTGCGTGCGCCCCGCCTCGTCGATCGCGCAGAGCTCGCCGTCGAGGATCGCGCGCTCGATCGGCAAGCGCGCGAGCGCCGCGCACACCGGCGCGAAGCGCTCGTTGAACGAGAGCCCGTTGCGCGAGACGAGCCGCACGTCGCCGTGATCGAGATAGGCGAGGGCGCGATAGCCGTCGAACTTGATCTCGTGCAGCCACGCGTCGCCCTCGGGCGGCTCGTCGACCAGCGTCGCGAGCTGCGCCTCGACCTCGGGCAGCGCACCGCGCTTGCTCGTCCGTCGCGGGGTCGTGCTCGAGAGCGCGCGCGGCATCGTTCTCCGCTACGGCCTCACGCCGCGCGTCCCTTCTTCTTGCCGGGCTTCTCGTCGCCGGTGCTCTCGAGGCTCTTGCGCAGCAGCGCGACGAGATCCGAGGCCTTCG is a window encoding:
- the ligD gene encoding non-homologous end-joining DNA ligase, whose translation is MPRALSSTTPRRTSKRGALPEVEAQLATLVDEPPEGDAWLHEIKFDGYRALAYLDHGDVRLVSRNGLSFNERFAPVCAALARLPIERAILDGELCAIDEAGRTHFEALQQGGRHGLVYFVFDLLFEGDEDLRRLPLIERKERLARLLPETSRGMVRRAEHVRGDGASFLDAAAKLGLEGLIAKRVDRPYLAGRSLDWQKVKVQQREELVIVGFTPPKGARQRFGSLLLGTVDPERDGSLRYAGKVGTGFDTHTLEDLYERMVPLRVEEPPVIDPPREKGATWIRPELVAEVRYTEWTRDGKLRHPAFLGMREDKRASDVRRERATTTTGRARRR